GATGGAGgccaaaccagagagagagaccacAGAAAGAGATCAACAGTCAAGGTCCACAACAGGGCGGCAGCAGGAAAACCAGACAGATCTGTGCAGATTGTGGGACATTCTGAACAATCCTCAACAAGATGAAACTGTGCCCTCTGACAAAATCCGGGCCGCCCAACCACAACAACAGTGAGAAGAACAAAGGGAGAAAGAGTAgggaattattaaaattattaaaatctaCTAGAGGAGAGCAGCGGGATTGTGAGGGCACCATGTCTCTGAAGACAATGTCGGCTGACAGAAATCTTTCCTTTCTCCATATGACAGAAAGCAAGAATCTAAATTTATTTGGAAAGCTAAGGAGACACCCTCACCATCACAACCGAGGGCACAGTGAGGTGTATGTCGGGGGCTCTCCTCCACAGTCTGCCAGGAGCCTTtctcctgcgggtcgggacaagAGTCCAGCATGCACACAGGAGCAACTGCCTCCACTCAGAATCACTCACAGGGGCCACGAGGACTCACACTCCTTCCCAAAGATACAAATTAGCCTGAGGCAGATACAAACTGGTTTCATGGAAATGTGAACCTTAGCCCATGAAGGGAAAAACAGGTAGAAAGAGATGATTCTGCTGGAAGATACCACAAAAGGCAGATTGAAAGGGTTTTTCCTTAAGGCTTATCCCGTGGTTTAAAACATCATTTCCCAAGCTGACACTTTTGTAAAGGGGGAAAGTCTTGTGCTAAAAATTTGTATACAAAAGCATATCAGAAAGGGAACACAGAAATCTGGGAACTCCGGATGCCAGGGGAAGCAGGACTTAGCGACCACAATGGATGATGATTCTTCAAGACCAGCACAGGGACAAGATGTGTGACAGCAACCAGAACACAGGGCTCTGGACCACAAGGAATCAGAGtacttgagccatctctcaggtaGCCATAGCAGGACCTGCCCTGCTCTGccaggtgtatgtgtgcatcacGTCAAGCTGACGGACAGCTCAGCAACTTCCACACCAAGCCCAGGAGGAAGGAGggtggtgtgggggatgggctgcTCCTCTGGAATGGTACCCTGAGATTTGCTGTTTATTGTGGCATCTCAAAAGGCCACAGCAGCTCTTCCATGTCCCGTGAGGCTCACTCGACAGCTGGAGTTCCTGCAGGACCACAGGCAATCCTTGCCCACAGGCGACTGTCAGTGATGGTACTTCCTCACCGCCTTCTGAAGGTTGGGGTAGAACTCAGCCATGCTGCGAGGGAAGAAGGAGTCCACTACGCTCTGAGGGAGGTAGCCATTCAGGTCTGTCTGGAAGAATGTGACCAAGTTGGTTTTGTTGGGCTCCCTGAAGAAGAAATGGCAGTGGTGGGTTGGATATGTATCATGGAAGCATCTAGCACAGAGCCATGACCAGCAGTGGCCCAGACATGGTGGTCATTTCTATTCCTGCTCTAGATTCAGTCCCCGGGGCTCCTCTCAGCCTCCTTGTTCTGGATAATAGCATATCCTCTAGGGGCACACTacacagctgctatgaacacatcGGGGAGCTGGAGCCACGCCCTGATAGGACAGGTGCTGATATTCCTTATGGCTACAGACAGCccatccccccaacccctcctggGTTTTGTGTGGAAGGAGCTGTTCATCAGCTTACTTACTCCTGTACAGagagggggacagaagggggaggggtgggggagagaaagagggagagacagagggagagggaacaaATCCTCAGCTCTATCTGATACCATGTTCCCCCTCCCTCACTGCCTTCCACTGATTCTGGGGTACttctctgcccccaccccacccctaccctcgcCCTGAGCTCAAGCTATCCCCCACTGTAACTCAGCTGTGTTCTCTTTGGAAACTTGAATAGGTAAGTAAGAAATCTGAGTTAGTGACTATGTTTCTCTCTGGGGAGCTCTGGGCTTGATGggagaacatcacagaagagacaGACCCCTGGGGAAAGACACATGGAGTCAGTCAAAGGGGGCTCAGAAATGCCATGACTGTCTTCACAGAGAGAGCCAGGAGTCTGTCCTGACACATTCATCAGAAGACGTGTAGAGCACACAGTAGGCAGGCACATCACAAATGcagctctgatgccctctgagATGCTTCTCCTCTATCAGTCAGTCAGAGCCCGGACCGCTCATTTCCAGTGCCGCCCTTTGCTCTGAGCACAGCTCCTTCTGCTCTGGGCACAAAGCAGTTTACCCGGGAGTCATGGCATGGCTGCTCAGACTTCTCTGAAGCTCCTACTTACTCAACCCAAAATGTCTACAGGGTCTCATCCTGCTTCCTCCATGACTACTTCTGGCCTCTTCCCAGCTCCACTGATCCAGCAAAGTGGCGTCTTCCCATCCTGTTCCCCCTGTGCGCACACCTGTCCCCTTTCACCAACAGGAACCTTGCACCCGAACAGGCCGCCGTACCACGTGAGGCTCCAACCAGGGAGGATCTGGTGACCTTTTGGTGCCTCGCGCCCACCGTACCCCTGACTCTTTCCTCACCCTTTAGTTTTCTACACAGCACTTAGCACGCAGTAAGCAATTCCTCGTGTGTGTATATAACATAACTGCTTTAATTTGTGCCTTGTTTATCTTCTCCCACCCCATCAGAGTTAAGCACTCAGAGAACAGATGTCTTTTATCcttgtttttaaagagaaaaaaatagtcaATGTGAAAGACAGCTGGCCGGGTTTAAGCGTGGCTTTATCACTTGCCGAGTCTGTCCGTGGTCTTGGGGTAGTTATTGAACCTCTCTGGCCTACCCACCCCTTTTATAGAGCCTGGACCATTACCATGGTTACATAATCTGAAGCTTGCACACTGTGTTTCCCAAGCCAGCCCTAAGACTTCAGCTTCAAGGAGAAAGGGCTCTCTGCTCTCACTAGTCTAAACCCTCCTTGCATATGCAATATGCCGGGCAGCCTGGGAGGGCGAGGCACATCTCAGCCTCTGGCTGCTGGGACAGAGCAAGGAAACGTGCTTAAGGGTAGTTTTCTAGGCCCACGCCAGAGGgtcggtggcacacgcctgtaatcccagcactctgggaggcagaggcaggcggatttctgagttcgagaccagcctggtctacagagtgagttccaggccagccagggctatacagagaaaccctgtcctcgggaaaaaaaacaaaaacaaaaaacaaaaaaacaaaaagaaaagaaagaaagaaaggccttcCCAGAGCTGTTTGGACAGCCAGCTTAGCACATTGGtgttctgtgagggtgctctGTCTGGGTTTTAGTAATCTAGGCACTGAGACCGGCCCATACCTTTCCCTCAGGCTATCTGCAGGAAACACAGGGACTGAGCAGGTGCAATCTCTCTCCCTGTTAAGTTGGGTGGTGCTCATTATAAAGCAGGGGCCATCAGGTGACTCATTACCCAGAGAGCTCCTGGGAAAAGCCTGGCTGTGTCTGTGAGTGAATCTAGGGCcccctggcttctttccagggCCATTCACAACGTGAACTGTCCTCCATGCCCTGAGATCGGCCCCATTTTTTGTAAAGGCAGGTGGTCGCTGTGTGAGCATAGGGTGGGGATTCGTCCTTGTAACTTCTTTAGTCTGGTGCTATcttcagagaggccagaagatctGGAGCTCAGGCAGTACGTTGTGCTCCTGGCCTTTGACTGTGGACGCATAACTTAACGATCCTAACCCGCAGTTTGCTTATTTGCCCAGTGGGGCTGGGATATTGGCCTGACCTGTCCGGTGAGGCTGGAGACCTGGtggttgcacacgcctttaatcccaggacctggaggcagatctctgagttcaacaacaacaaaagccaatcTGGGTAGATTGGCTTACCACTCTGCCAAGTGCTACCTACAGTGACACATCGTGTCATGTGTGCTTGTGCGTGACAGTGCATTTTGTAACATCGATATGATTTTTGTAGAGTACAGTCAAAGTGCCTGTTTTCCAAGTTCACAGTGGTGGTATGGCTAGGTCTAAGACAAAGTTCTCCACCCACTTTCCTTACCCTGGCAGTGGTTCACAGAAGCACCCGCACGGATGGTTAAATCCTCTCACAAAACCTGGCTTTGGGGGACACAATGGATGCTCCACGTGAGTAGCTGGAAGACAGTCATGAAGTCAGTGAACTCACCTTCAGACAGCAGGGTCACCACCACTAGCACTGAAGACCCTCCATCTGCATAGGCCAACTGACTGAAGCCCGGCATGCCAGCAAAGCGTTCTTCAAACCGTCAACTTCCTTTCTTACATTTACACTCACTCCAATTCACACATATGCATCCtcactgctccccccccccagccaccacacacacacatgctcagacacatgcacacacatgcactcactacCACATACAGTTTTCCCCAACCCTTTCAGAATTTCAGAAGAAAGAACATTCCGGAATATAAGGCTCAGGGTAGAAGAAAGACTCGTCTCTCAGATTTCAGCCCAACGAAAGGAGTTTGTGTCCCCCACCTTCcccagaggcagatgcagaggaaTCACTGGGTTCTGGTCCCCAGAGGGCAGGGACGGTACAGAAAACCACCATATGATTAAGATGCTCCTGTGGACTTGGTCCCCTGACTTGCAAAGAGCTTAGCTGCTATCTGTATGTCCACAGCATAAACTGAGATCAGCAGAAATAAAAACTGTACTGACAAAACCTGGGATGCGTATAATAAAGTCCAGGCAAATGCTCCCCCCATTTTAAACCCTATGGCACAAAAATCTCAATTCTATGAGGGAGGAGGATAGAACGCATGAGCCTATTGATAGTTTCTGATCGCCCAGCTTTCCTCAAAGATCCAGGGGTGCGTGAGACAGAGCCCAGCATCTAGAACAGCCAGTAAACATCTACCGCCACTTACCATTGGAGCTGATGGTGCCATCCTCATATGTCTTCACCAGCACCAAGTCCACGAAGTCCCTGGGAGAGATAAGCTTCATGGCGGCTGAGGGCGTGGAGGTTCTGCTCACACACAGCGTCTGCCAAAACAGGAGGCGCAGGCCTGTTGAAGACAAGTCTAAGACACACCCAGCAGCAGGAAATGAAATGCATGGGCGGTATGGGGAGCTGTTGGAAAGGAAGCCTGGGGGCACCTGGGCACTTTCCAGTGGGCATATTGAGGCCAAAATGATGTCATCCCTTTCCAAACAATTTCATCTCCATGTCTCTTTATAAAATAACTCACTTGAGAACAGTGTGTCTCTGCAAAATGGGTCTTCTTTCCCACCTGTCTACTATCATCGTAGCTTGCACTGCCCCGGGTGCTGCAGATCTTCAGGAATTCTGACTGCAGTATTTGACCATGGTGCCCCAGACTGGGCGCAGAATGCCAGTTTCCCTTTCTTAAGCACAGTCCAAGAAATGAGTCCATTTCTGAATTCCTGAGTCTTGCAGCAGGCACAGAGGAAGCAATGGTTATTTTCTACAACCAGAATACCTTCTTCTGATTCCATCTGGAGCCTGAAGGAAAAGTCTATTTTTAAGAATACTGAAGACAGAGGCACTGGTGACAGACGTAAGCTCACTCCAGGTTCACGTCTCATCCATGCCTCCTTTACCCATCTTCTATTAAGAATTAGGATGCTTGAGGGCTGCCTAAATCATGCTGATGGATGCTATCTGAAAGGGTATTTGACCCCTTACCTTCACAGTCTCACTTAATAAACAAGACCCACACTTGTTACCCACTTCTCTGtactttctctccttctgcacCTAGTGTATGCTGAAGATTGTGTCTCTCTGGCAACAAGTCAAATCTCTTCATGGGCACATGAATTAATGAGAACCAAGAGTTCCCACATATCTCATGCAGAGAtaaaaaattcttttctctttgtgtttaATCATTCTTCATCAACATTTCTAACATAATCATGTTACCTTAATAAATTACAGTCATACCTCAGTCTagtacttcaaaaaaaaaagtcctgtgaTCAAAAGACGTACATGAttagaacagttttttttttttaatttacaagaGTATCTCTAAATAAATGTTGGTGATGTCCAAAAAACCACATTCACTAGTGCCGATTCACTATATGAGGGCTAGAATGGACTGGAAGCCTGGGCCTAATGGGGtaagcttgtaatcccagtacttgcaAGCCAGAAGCAGGGGGATTAGCCTGGTCTATAATATTGAGTTCCAGGCTGCCCAGGTCTACataaggagaccctgtcttaaattaaaaagaaaaaaaaaagatcagtggGCTGTATAaagcaaagtccaagaaaaaTAGTTACATGCTTATTAAGAAAAACGTACTTCTTGTTGGTGGCTTGCTTTGTTTATTGAACTGAAACGTAGCCCTGCCTAGCGTGGTGCTCATAAGTAGTCTGGCTGACCCCAACTCCCTGATCCTTACATCTTCATGGCTGTTGGGATTACAGGGACGCAGCAATGGGGAACCAGCTCCTTCTGGCCCCTTTACCTGTGTGCACTTGGCAGCTTCTCT
This portion of the Apodemus sylvaticus chromosome 1, mApoSyl1.1, whole genome shotgun sequence genome encodes:
- the Stard5 gene encoding stAR-related lipid transfer protein 5, whose product is MDLTWATQESEAVAEKVLRYRRDASGWKKCREGNGVSISWRPSEEFPGNLYRGEGILCGTPEEVWDCVKPVAGGLREKWDDNVNSFEIVQSITDTLCVSRTSTPSAAMKLISPRDFVDLVLVKTYEDGTISSNATHVEHPLCPPKPGFVRGFNHPCGCFCEPLPGEPNKTNLVTFFQTDLNGYLPQSVVDSFFPRSMAEFYPNLQKAVRKYHH